A window of Syntrophaceae bacterium genomic DNA:
CCATCTTGAGGGAGGCGACGAAGGAAGGGCTCGTCGAGACCTTCCTCGAGGCCGGTGCCGTGGTCGGGCCGCCCTGCTGCGGGCCCTGCCTCGGCGGCCACATGGGCATCCTCGCCTCGGGCGAGCGCGCGCTGGCCACGACGAACCGCAACTTCGTGGGCCGCATGGGCCACCCGAAGAGCGAGGTGTACCTGTGCAACCCCTCCATCGCGGCGGCCTCGGCCGTTCTGGGGCGGATCGGGAGCCCCGACGAGTTGTAGCCGGGGCAGACACGACAAGAAATCACCGATGGGCTTCCGGATGCGGGTCTCGGGGTTCGGGACGGGAAGGCAGGATCCCCTTCTTCAATCCTCAAGCCTGTTGCCCGATGCCTGAAGCCTGCATCGACTGCAAGGAGATGCCATGAGGTACGAAGGAAGAGCCTGGAAGTTCGGCGATGACGTGGACACGGATCTCATCATCGCGGCCCGCTACTGCAACGTGTCCGACGGGGCCGCGCTGGCGAAGCACGCCTTTGCCGACGCAAGACCCGAATTCGCCGCGTCCGCCGCGGAGGGCGACGTCATCGTGGGGGGGCGGAACTTCGGCTGCGGCTCGTCCCGCGAGCATGCCCCCATCGCGATCAAGGCGGCGGGGGTCCGGGTGATCGTCGCGAAGAGCTTCGCGCGGATCTTTTACCGCAACGCCTTCAACATCGGGCTGCCGCTCCTCGAGTCGGCCGAGGCCGCCGAGGACATCCAGGACGGGGACCGGCTCGCCGTGGACCTCGTCGCGGGGCGCATCGAAAACCGGACGCGCGGGACGTCCTACAGCGCCCGGCCGATCCCGCCCTTCATGGAGCAGCTGATCCGGGAAGGCGGGCTCGTGGAGTACATCCGGAAGGAAAAGCTCGCCAGGCGGTGAGCGAGAGACAAGTCACGAAAAATTCTGACGGGAGACGAAGCATGAAGACCTACAACATCGGAGTCATCCCCGGCGACGGCACGGGGCCCGAGGTCGTCGCCGAGGCCATCAAGGCCCTCAAGGCCATCTCGGATGTCGAGGGAATCGAGTTCAACCTGACGCACTACGACATCGGCGGGGAGCGCTACCTGGCCAAGGGGGACCTGCTGCCGGACTCCGTCCTGGCGGAGCTTCGGGGCATGGACGCCTCGCTGCTGGGCGCCATCGGCCATCCCGGCGTGCGGCCGGGGATC
This region includes:
- a CDS encoding 3-isopropylmalate dehydratase small subunit, producing the protein MRYEGRAWKFGDDVDTDLIIAARYCNVSDGAALAKHAFADARPEFAASAAEGDVIVGGRNFGCGSSREHAPIAIKAAGVRVIVAKSFARIFYRNAFNIGLPLLESAEAAEDIQDGDRLAVDLVAGRIENRTRGTSYSARPIPPFMEQLIREGGLVEYIRKEKLARR